From the genome of Bos indicus isolate NIAB-ARS_2022 breed Sahiwal x Tharparkar chromosome 2, NIAB-ARS_B.indTharparkar_mat_pri_1.0, whole genome shotgun sequence:
TCGGGCCCCTGGGCTCATCACCTTCCCAAGCTCTGGGAGCGGCGCCCTGGGGCCAGGCAGAGCCAGGCGGGCTCCAGTGCAGGAACTCTGGAGGGGGAGGGCACAAGGCCAGCAGGGACATCTCTCCTCCAGGCGAATTCATCATTGGCCGTGTCATCAAGGCCATGAACAACAACTGGCACCCTGGATGCTTCCGCTGTGAGCTGTGCGACGTGGAGCTGGCTGACCTGGGCTTTGTGAAGAACGCAGGCAGGTGAGACGGGCCTCACCATAGGCCCAGGCCTGGTCCAGGCGCCTCGGGCTGCCAGTGGGGCTGCCACCCCCGCCGTCCCTGTGAGGCGGGCAGGAGAACTCTCTCTGGTTTACGGGTGACGACGGAGGCTGGAGAGTGAGGGGTCAGGAATCGGGGCTGCCCCAGGCTCAGGGCTGCTTCCTGGAGCAGGCTGACAGTAGACAGCCAGCAGGCAGGCAGCCGAAGCCGGAGCTGTTGGTGCAGTGTGAGAATGAGGAGTTGTGAGTTAAGCTCCTGCCTGCCTGGCCACCCAGGCTGCAGCCGTCCCCCGTCCTCAGACCCCACGGGGGCTGCTGGGAGAAAAGCACTCAGTTGGGGCCCAGCGGTGCTCCAAACTTCAGGCCCGGGTTCCCTTAGCAGGCTAAACTGTCACCTTCCACAAAGAcctgctctttctcctcttcctcccctcccctcactgtccctgcaccccacccccgcaGCCAGGACCTCCcttccccctgccctgccctgccctcccctgccctgcaCCTGTGTTTCCCTCCCTTGTCGCAGCGGAGGCCGTGTCCCTGCACCCAAAGGCCTGCTCACTTCCCGCTCCTCCAGCGGGGCTCACAGCTCTGGACCTCTCTGGTCCCTTTCTAATGGCTCAGGCGAGGTGGCCCCTGGTTCAAGGCACCCTGTCAGCCTTCACTGCACAGCGACTCCCTGCAGCCCTTCCCAGTGCCCAGCCggttcctccacctcctccccccGCCCAAGCTGCTCAGGGCTCCCGCAGCCTGCACTGCCCTTCCCACTTCTCTCCGGGTGCCCAGGAACCCATGGGGTCTCCTACCGCATGGCTGTGCTGTCCCGGTTCCCCTTTTTCCACCCGTCTCTCTATGGCGGGCTCCTTTGGGGCTTTGCATTTGGCCCAAATGGCATATCTGTGCTGGGTAATCCAGATGTAGGCCTCTACCCTAGACCTCTCCCTCGGAATACCCCATTGCCCACATGCCATCTCCACAGTGTCTGGCAGGCATCCCAAATGCCATAGAACCCAACAAGCCAACTTTGAGTTTCTCCTCTGCTGGCAGTCAGGCCTCACAGAAGCACACACCTGCCTTGCTAGCAACACCTCAGTTGTCTGTCTGCCCCTCGCTTCCTCCCTTATCTGGGCGCTGGGCACCATCTCCGGCCCTGTTGGAGCCCCACTTCCTAACGCTGCTGTAGTGACCTTGTCCGTCTGCCTGCTCCTCCAGAGACATGTGTTGTTCATCCTGGTGTCTGCAGGGTGCTCACTAGGAGCCTGAGTGTTGAGTGCTGATATGAGTGGCCTTGAGGGGCAGACAGTGCAGCAGGGTCCCCGAGCGTGGGCCTAAGCTGCAGCTCACGCTGGGACTCCTGCTCTAGTGTTTGCTGGAAAAATCCAGAAGAGGCTGGACTTGTTCAGGAAAGTAAAGTATTGCTGTGGTGACAGGCAGGTGGGGCACCCTGAAGCCCACAAGGCAGAACGTCAGCGTCTGTGCGGGGCGGGCCGGCTGTGGCGCCACCAGAACCACAGTGCACACTGCTGCCTGTGCCGCCACTTTGCCGTTCTTGGGTCGGAAGGGAGAGAAGTTCTGGGGAGGGAGTTGCATTAACCAAACAGAATAACTTTCAGTTATTAAAGTACAGTTATGTTTCTGATCagtatgcacgcatgctaagttgcttcagtcgtatccaactctttgtgacctggactgtagcctgccaggatcctctgtccgtgggacttctcaggcaagaatcctggagcgggttgccatttccttctccagaggatcttcctgacccaggaatcaaatgcaggtctcctacattgcaggcagtctcctgcattgcaagcagattcttaaccaactgagccaccagggaagcccttatgatcAATATAACCAAGTACATAAAAGAAACCGTGAGGGGCATACAGGCCACCCTCTAAGCAAAACACCTCACAGCTTGGCCAGCCAGGCGAAGACCTCTTGGGGAGGAGTGGGACCCTGCCCCTGCTGGGTCTGGGTTAGGGGGAGATAGATTCGTGGGCCAGTCTGCGTGCCCCCCACAGCCGGCAGTGACGAAGCTGGGCTTCCCGTGATGGCGCCCCATAGTCTGTGCTCGCCCAGGACTCAGGAGGGACAGGGCAGCTGCTGAGAAGCACTGGGGATTGTCGGCACATGCAGGTCTGTGTGTGGCAGGAGGGACCCACAGGCCCTGTGTTGCTGGACGTCACCTGCAGATCACCCTGAAACGTGCTTAGAGTGTTCGGCTCTCGTGTACTGCCTGTGTCCCCTAAACACAGGGGCCTTTGGGAAAGGGGGCACAAAGGGAACTCAAAGCACCTTGCACTTGAGAGGAAATCTCTAGACACCTTCTCCTGACCCTCCACCGAGCGCCGTCCCCACCCGTGCCCCCTCTTCTGGCAGGCCGTTCCCCTGTCTCCTGAGTTCTCTCTGCCAAGCTTCGCAGCCATGTGTTTCTACTGTGAGGAGGCCCAGAGCCTCGCAGAGGGCACTTGGGAAAGAAAGACGCTCATTGTTCAGAAATGTTCCTCTGGCCTCCTTGCCCCTCACcgggggaggcggggtggggtcCAAGTCACTGAGTGTCTCGTGGCTGTGAATGAGCAGGGTCAGCCCAGTCCCCGCAGAGGAGCGGCCGTCTGGGCGCTTTGGTGCTGCCTCGCCAGGGATCTGCTGACAGCCAAGACAGAACTCGGCGCTGGGTGATGAGTTCGGACCTGGAGCAGGTGATGGTGACCGGCCGAGGTTTCGGTTTCTTTTCTCAGAGGAGGTGGGCTCCTCCTCGGTGAGTCTGCGGGGTGGTCCttgtggggttggggaggggacgGGGCCCAGGCTCACAGCTCCGACCTGGCGCTCAGCGAGCTCTCGTTGGTCCTCCCGTCGGCACTGGGCGGCGGCCCTGGGAGCCGCTTGCCACACAACAGGCTGCACAGGGCATCTCGGAACTTCTCGGCCACGAAGAAGTACATGACGGGGTCGAGCGCGCCGTTGAGGCTGGTGAGGCAGGAGGTGATGCGGTTGCCGAGCGCCAGCGCGCGCTGGGCGGCGCACGAGGTGCGGTGGCCGCGGTAGCGCAGCACGTAGACGGAGCGGTGGACGTGATACGGCACGAAGCAGATCAGGAAGATGGCCAGCACCGCCGCGATCATGCGCACCGCCTTGTTTTTGAGGCGCCGCTCCACGCGTGGGCCCTGCCGCAGGCTGCGGATGATCAGCAGGTAGCAGGTGACGGTGGTGACGAACGGGAAGGTGAAGGCCACAGCCAGGGACGCCAGGGCATGCTGGGAGGCCTTTTCCCTGTACAGCTGCAGGCAGACCACCGTGTTGTTGGTCCGCACGGTCTGCGGGCTCACCAGCAGCGGGGCCATGGCCACGGCCACCACCACCCAGAGGAAGGCGCAGGCCAGGTGGGCGTGGAGCGGCCTGCGGAGCTTGAGGGACTTGACGGGGTGCACTATGGCCAGGAAGCGGTCGGCGCTGATGCAGGTGAGGAAGTAAATGCTGGCATACATGTTGAGGTAGAAGAGGAAACCCGTGAGCCGGCATGGGATCTCCCCGAACGGCCAGTGACTCCCTGAGAAGTGGTAGACCAGGCGGGTGGGGAGGACCAGCACGCAGGACAGGTCGGCCACGGCCAGGTGCATCAGGAACACGTTGGCCGGGGTGCCGGACTTGTGATCCCGGATGAAGAGCCACAGGGCCAGGGCGTTGCCCACAAAAGCGAGGATGAAATCCAAGAGGTAGAAAGAGGCGAAGAGGACGTTCTCCAGGGG
Proteins encoded in this window:
- the GPR17 gene encoding uracil nucleotide/cysteinyl leukotriene receptor, giving the protein MNGLEVASPGLLANSSLAPMEQCGQETPLENVLFASFYLLDFILAFVGNALALWLFIRDHKSGTPANVFLMHLAVADLSCVLVLPTRLVYHFSGSHWPFGEIPCRLTGFLFYLNMYASIYFLTCISADRFLAIVHPVKSLKLRRPLHAHLACAFLWVVVAVAMAPLLVSPQTVRTNNTVVCLQLYREKASQHALASLAVAFTFPFVTTVTCYLLIIRSLRQGPRVERRLKNKAVRMIAAVLAIFLICFVPYHVHRSVYVLRYRGHRTSCAAQRALALGNRITSCLTSLNGALDPVMYFFVAEKFRDALCSLLCGKRLPGPPPSADGRTNESSLSARSEL